From the bacterium genome, the window CTTTATCCTTCAGCCGTTTTTCGTCCTGTCGGTTGGAAGCAAAACCGGTTTCGATTAAAAGATTGGGCATGGAGGCGCCGTAAAGCACATAAAAGCCCGCCTGGCGCACGCCGATGCTGTGAGCGTGGGGTAGGTCCGAGAGCTGTTTGTCCACCAGATCGGCGAAATCCTGACTCTCTTTGTTGAACGAATTGCTGGCATTCGCAGCCAGTATGAACGCCGCGTCAGACAGACCGGCGTATTTTTTTTTGCTATCCTCGTATTCGATCACCGAGTTCTCATATTGGGCGACGCGCCGCGCCTCGTCGGTTTTGGCCGGTCCCATAAAATAGACGGTGTGTCCGTG encodes:
- a CDS encoding N-acetylmuramoyl-L-alanine amidase, which translates into the protein HGHTVYFMGPAKTDEARRVAQYENSVIEYEDSKKKYAGLSDAAFILAANASNSFNKESQDFADLVDKQLSDLPHAHSIGVRQAGFYVLYGASMPNLLIETGFASNRQDEKRLKDKATHRAIAKAITQGVREFKERYEMVN